The Verrucomicrobiota bacterium genomic sequence TCAATGTCGCCCGTGCGGCTGGGGCCGGTGATGAAGGACATGGTGCTGGGATAATTGCCTTCAAATTTCTGGTGCAGCAGGGCAAAGGCGGCGGGCAGATCGGGAATCAATTGATCGCGCGTAGCCACCACAATGTGATGCGGCGGCAACACCGAAAGCGCCCGGCCACCGCAATTGCGGCTGGTGATCAGCACGGACCCGGTTTGCGCGATCAAGGCTTCGCAGGTGGTGACGCCCGCTTCGCACTTTTCCATGGCGGCGGTTTCATAACCCGCATCGGTGTAGAGCAGGGCCGGGCCAGCCTCTTTGCAGGCCGCGTCGGTCAGGGCGCTGTGATGCGTGGCAATCGTCTTCCATTGGCCTTGTGTCGCCAGTTGCCGGATTTCCGCCGCCGCCGCTTCCACCGAGGGAACCACCTTGAAGGTCGCCTTCAGCAGATCCGCGTTCTTGGTGAACATGGCACGCCAATCTTCAAAGGTGGCGCCGACCA encodes the following:
- a CDS encoding LUD domain-containing protein → MNAREEILARVREALKEPAPAPGSGSHAAPTAAKSSSSGPTNFKPWLPLVGATFEDWRAMFTKNADLLKATFKVVPSVEAAAAEIRQLATQGQWKTIATHHSALTDAACKEAGPALLYTDAGYETAAMEKCEAGVTTCEALIAQTGSVLITSRNCGGRALSVLPPHHIVVATRDQLIPDLPAAFALLHQKFEGNYPSTMSFITGPSRTGDIERILVLGAHGPKQLTILLIAG